The DNA sequence AGATTTCATGGTCAATTCGAAGACCACTGATAGATAAGAGGAGAAAATTGTACATCAATAGACAATGACTGACAGCCCGAAATGCACCCTAACTGCAGAGGGTGGAAGAGAAAGATATGCCGGTAACCTGCTGACACAGATTTCGTCAGTCCCATCGACTGAGAGGCTCTTGTCTTTCACGATATTAAGTGACCGAATTTTACGCTTGTCACTGAGGTGAAGCTTAAACGCCGGAAGTTCTAGATAAGAATAGAGCTCCCAtgtcctttttgttttctttcttgctaGTCTTTTCGTGATGTATTTGATGATTCATCATCTCATTCTCTGTCTCTGCCTTGTTCAATGCATGGTGGATTAGGGCATAGTTAGTATGATCAGGATTAGTGCGCGCTGATGTAACGCCGGTAAAATGACACTCGAGGTGTGTTTTTCTGCAATAGACTAGCATTACTTCTGAATAAAGATATTACCTGAGGCTATGGTGACCTTTTTGGGGAATTTTCAGAGATATCAGTAAAATCAGTGAATGTTAGATTGTAGTGATAAGAGATAAATTTGTcgttcttgattttttgcaccAAACAATCCCTTTTCCCGCAACACTCGTGTCTAAGTGGGCCTCGAGAAGCAATGACATTTCAGTATTTATCCTATTCCTGGCGATAGTTTATTTAAAGATGTACTCGATTGCACCATGAAAAACAATGCCACGGCTAATAACTCGTTACGAAATATTCAGAGCTTTCAGTTCATTGGCTCAAATAAAAACTTTCTTGGTTATTCGAAACAGATGAGACATAAAATAAACCAGCTATTTCTGCTGAGGTGATTGGTCAGTTGCATCTCGGTAAAATTTACTTCGGAGGGTAATAAAGTTGAATTCGCTAACCCTTGAAATTAAAACGTGTAAAACATCCACAAGAAAAACCGCGGCAAACACACATagagacacacacacacacacacaaactgTAGAAGCTACGAGCCGACGTTGGAAACAAGGAAAACGGGtgaatatttacatttttgtttcactcacTCATTGATTGAGGGAGACGATAGCGCGAGATCAGAGACAGCATCATTACTGCGAGTGGCGCTGTGAAGAGACAGGCCGGCAGGATCTTATGCAATTACTTCAGTACACTGATCAATGGTTATTGGGTGTACGGAACCGTGGAGCCGGTGTATGCAGCAATCACCAGTATGTAAAAACGCAGCCATCGCTAGTTTGCTGGAAAAACGTCATGGAGTACGAATGCACGTGAAGATGCTTAAAAGGAAGCTAAAAAATAGACCTGGACAGCTAAGAATTGTTCGTCACCGTTTTCCCTCAACTTTTACATTAATCAttatcttgaattttattttgcatctGGAAGAAAACCGCGATAGAAGACGCCATCTTTATTTTCGATGTTGCGATTAAAAAATCCTCTCTCCTACTCCCTAGAATATGCCAAGGCCAAAGAAATCGATGGGGAGTGAGCAGGAAGCAATTTCTTAGTAAGGGGCTACTTACCTCATGCACCTACCCTGCAAGGGAGTTCATAAACGCCCCGAGCTACCCCTACAGGAAGTTAACGAAAATATTGACATCTGATGGCCATATTTTCGATCAGGAACTAGCATTTTACTTACTCGAAGTATCTTGCCAATATTCTACATCGTACTAAAAACGATAAGCATAAACAAAGAGGGTTTAGAAGTTCAGAACATAAATACGCATACCTCGATCCCGATCTTGGGACAAACAACGGGCATGAAAGTCAAGTCTCGActtgaatgaataaataaactttgtgctagcaaaaaaaaaataaagtctTTTTTCTCGCAGTCACTTCTGAGAcgaaatcaacgataaaatgcattaaaaccaagaataacatcttctgctgtggtcagtcacgtgcgaagtctcagatcaaacgtaagggaaaagcaagtaaaatctcctattTTCTATATCCACgatacagctatctttgatttgaacagtgcaaaaaaatcagtcctatttttaacaaacaaaattttaaaaagtggcgaagtattgccatttttgggcattttgcaaaggctatagtaaggcaaaatagttacaaaatggtcgattttgggaacgaagttctgatcaaccaactagatgactgatccacctgcatgttaaggaaactggcacgagtaaatgacgtgaacactgtcttgtattcacttgaccctatgcaattcatttcattcccacgaatatggtaagaactggAGATTAGAaggaacctgcgcatgcgcaaacaaaacaccaagacaacagtacctctggacgtggtgccagagcgtcgcaCCAAACGATTTCGCCCGAGGGTGGCTtctgtgagctaaggttcagatacctatcgtcaccaacaggcagggagggagagataagtcggcccctagaccatatgagacagatcccagtcatccactcagctcgactcatagatAGAGCCCcatagatagtaccaatttctatatatatagaacagtcttctagatattttctccatgtggtacgctcaggtgtgtactaatgtagaccttatttttttgcttatttttgtgtcctttttttctggattcgaagcaaatattttttctttagttttgtaatttcatgctctccaatctAATCATATAGACtgaataatacatggggaaagcggaaatatggaatttttctaccagtcttcaactcgatatctctcaagtgagcgcagtgattttccacatcttgcaagccatgtagagacgtaaaatagtaaaaatggttaatttggggaaagaaattgaaaatgacaagaagtgaagCGAAACTgaagaaactcggaccatgcatgaacgtattccttaattttgacccttacactaccttggatctgtttcatccaaaacaatgacttcaaaaaagatcaaatattaaagaaatagaaacttgaaaagtggccaataggctatgaaacggcaaaatgataaaaaacatGACCAACAAtgaaagcgaactcagttctacgggctaagaacaaggcgaatgcagatcaagtcatttggtaatttgaactaagGAAATTCCAgccatcttacatttgttctgagcaaaaagggaaacaacaggaaaaaccaATCAATgctagagaaaaacaaagtttcagttaaagctggtaaaatgataTAAGGAAAACGCCAACtcccgcagtcacttgcgcaaaattaatgaaaaagtacgacaaaagctaggacgccacacacccactccctgatgcagttacccgcgaaatcatcactgctctcgctcaactttttaatttgcagcatgtcccttgtgggccactgTAGTGGGGTTACCCAATGAAAATCATGTGTTAATCAATGCCGTGGGGATTAATTAAATCTTAAAAATGAATGACTGACTTAACGAGAAGCCATACAccctaaaaaaaattcctagTTTAGAATTAAGCTAGCTCGCAGGCATTTGATTAATCACCTCAAACACTGatttcattgaaataaaatcaacGGTGATTTCCCCTTTGTTCAAATGACCATCTGGGTTATAAATTTGCTTTAAAGTGTTTTTAAGCGTTCTTTTACTGAAGTTATCCCTGAGCACTGTTTTGCTGTCAGTTTAAGTTATTTGTTTAAAGCTGTTGTAGGCAGTTTCATCCCATTCGGTAAGCAAAACTTATATAAGTTGTGCTTTGTGAAGTAAGTGTTACATTATATTTGATTTCAGTCTTCTATAATGCATAACGATGCCGTAGTGTCCTCTTCGAGTGCACAATGCATTTTGACTTGGGGTTGTAATAATCTTTGACTATTACAGTATTTTGTTTAAGAATCCCAAGGATGGGCAACACAGAGTCGgcgaagaaaaaacaagaaaccgTGAAGGCTTCTCAACAGAGAGGAAAACCCTCAGAGGGAAAACTGCTCATTAAAACGAAGAATATCCTGCTTCTTCATAGCTCAAATTCTGCGCAGTTGCAAGTTGTGAGAAATTTTCGCTACGCACTCACAGCCAAGACGGAGGGATCCGTTCATGTGACAAATTTCGTAAGCATCGTAGATAGAAATAAAATTCCGAAGAACCGTGAATGGCttgatgaaagaaataatgTTGTTTTACTGTGCCTCACCGCCGACGCCGTTGAACAGTTTCAGAACATTCTTCTCGAAAAAGAATTCGCGGATCAAAACGGCCAACTTCATTCAAAGGTGTTTAGTATTACGTTTGGGGAAAGTCTTTCCTCACTGTGGCCTCCCAAAGGATTTAAGAGAGGTTCGACCGATTTGAGAGATTTCCATTTCGGGTTTTCAGAGGTAGACAAGCTTCGAccagaggattttgaaaattcaccTAGACTGAGCTCTCTTATTGCGGCCATAAAATTGACAAGCTGAATTATTACTTCCTGGGAACTGGGGCGAGTTCTTCTTTGTCTGTGACTTGGGTGGAAATACTTAGTCTTGCTGATTGTTTGTATGATAGCACATGTATTAAAGGTTGAAGAACAAGAGAGAATGCTTTGagtttgcttttattttcgtGAAACGTAAAATATGGTTGATTATTTAAACATATTACAACATATTCTGGTCGTATCGGACCGTCATAGCTTAATTTAACCAAAAAACCGGGAACCGAATTCGAAATGTCTGTGAcatactgatgaacagttgcaacacagatatattttttagcaactactatcagttgcagtctgtccgctttgaatttaaataaaccccaattttttcccaacattttgttttgtgacgTATACACCAAAATGAACCTGGGAAGCTCGATTAATGATAGGGTGTCGCGTGTATTGCGAAAACGTGGTCTAAATTATCATGCGAAAAAAAGCCACGACAAATTTCCTACTGGTTAGTATTACTTCAGAGCATGCTCCAATTTTTTGAGGTGGGGTACAGAGGGTGGGGGACGTTTCGTTGTTATGACGCTTATAGCGCAAGCCAATGAGATTTCGAGAATGGAGGATCGTATCGAGATTCAAAATCAGTTGAATCAAACAAAACTCAGCCATGGCTGAAACCGGTGTAGACTATACAATGATCCAAATGTTTGAAACGAAAAGAGGAAGGGAGGACCTCGACTTTGAAGAGTCTTTCGACGAAGAGTTTTGGTTGAAGGTGAAATGTGAGGGTTTCACAGTGATTTAGAGTCTTCAAGAGACATATACTGAAGGAAATCTATGTAGTCTGAAAGCAAAGAATAATTGGATTGATCAAATTAATTAGTGAAGAACTTAATGGCTCAAAATTCGTGAAACATAGTTTGTTAATCACCGAAGTAATCTCAGTCTATCAAAAGTGCGAGGGGAATTTAGTCTGAAGTACTAGGTACATAATTTCAGCAATTTCATTTTGGCACTTACTAAACGTTGGAATTTTTCCTACGTCTAGCCTCTCGTTTTTTTATGTCATGATCAAGAGCATGATCCCGAGTTTAATTGGAAAAACACTGTTGCCTGAGTGACCTTTGaatctgcttttttttttttgccgttGTTACAAATTACtcaagttttcttcatttcatctCAAGGTGGAGGGCAAGGTTAACTCTTGTCTAGGGATGTCATGGAACAGAGCTATGGATGAGGTTCGCATTGAGCGATTAATGGCAAAATATGGCAGAGATATACTTCTTATTATAATTAGGGATTGGCCTGCCTGTGAGAAGTACAAAGACAAACCTGAACTAGTGGCCAGTCTTGAATATCTGGTATGCTTTTGTCATCAACAGAAGATTTCGATTTTTGTATATAAAGTGTAAATAGAATTTGCTGCAAAAACGAACATTGTTTTGTTCAATTCTacatattaatattattgtttggCAGCTGTGTGGCTTTCTATCCTCTTCCCTGCCCAAGGGAAGCGGCCCCTCTTGAAAGCCTGAATCTGTGGAGCTAACCAGTTTCACCATGTACAAAAGGAGGGAGGGAAAAATgaacacaaataattattccttaaAAATAAAGGTGTAATATTTATCTACCATTTTGGTGGCCTTTGGTTCATAATCAACCCAATCCTTTAAATATTCTGGATCCTCCCTGTTTTTGACCAATAAATTAAGAATCATTAAGAGTCATGGGGTCCAAAAACATTCCAAGAAAAGTGACTTTGCATTTTAAGTTGGTTGGCTGTAGGCTAGTATGTCAGGGAGTAGCTACAGAAATACCAAATAAATCATTGTAAAAATTGATCTGGATCTtgttgacaagaaaaaaaaaagcactaaGATTAAATGAAGCTTATTGATGGATTATTAGAGCAAGTTTTTGTGTGGTTCTTTTTTCAGATAAGTCGTTTCACAGAAATTGTTTTGGACAGAGACAGTAATAAAGAGTATCGATTCTACTATGATGAGGAAGACCCTGCTTGTCCTACTCTCCTTCATCTTGCTGTGGGATGGAATTTTTTACATGTTGCAAAGCTTCTTGTTGAAAGGTATCCATCCCTTGTATACACTGAAACACAGCAGGTGGAAGAGGAGAGAGAGTATTTACCAGTTGAAAAAGCTCTGATGTTGTATAATGATGAAACAGCAGCTTATCTTATATCACAAATGAAACCTGATAGGTGGGTTAAAAAACTCTATTACATTTATTGAGGAAACAAATTCAGACTTCTTCAGTTGAGCAAGCTTGTGACCAGCAAATCCCAtgtcctttttttaaaaaaaatattttctagCATTGTcataaaatgtgttttttttttaattttaattttgttcagcCTTTTTAGCTGACATGTGCATTTATGGAATAATGCCAGGCCGTGAGCAACCACGATCTGGTCAGTTTTAGCATGGTATACAACATGATGGTCAGGTACTTCTTAATTGTATGCAAGGTGAAGCATGAAACTACCCTGCTTATAAactacaaaaaatattttagttcCTATTGtctgttttgtcatttttcaatcATGTTAAAGATTGCAACTGGTAATTTATTGGAGGTTACAATGTGTTGAAGACCATTTAATTAAGAACAACAGGTAATGTGAGGGAAAAGATATTGTGAACAGTAGATGAGTTCTGTTCTaggtttaaaataattatttcctattttaattctttccaGGGTCCACAAGATTTTCTTGTATGATGATGACTTTAGAAAGGCGAAGTTTAGTTTTGGTCATTTAATTAGTCACAAAAATCCCAAAACAGGCAAACATGACATGAAAGTAAGTTGCCTCACcaaaggaaaggaaataaactttatttaaatgtCAAGTTTATTTAGTATTAAGGcacactaattggggacactgtaaattgaCATTGACGCAAATCAAATATAATCAAATGAAGGTTTTTGAGCAGAGGGGAAAACCCGAGTAtccgggggaaaacctctcagagcagagaagagaaccaaactcaacccacatatgatgCTGAGTCTGGGAATCAaccccaggccacattggtgggaggcaagtgctctcaccacaaTGCAGCCATGGCTCTCCTCATCAAGGAACCTTTGGACATTCATTCAACCTTTTCAGTTGAGTTGTTGTTTCGTTGGTTAGAGTGATTGGGTCTTTGTATGTACAGATTTTTGATTTGAGTAGATTTTTAAGTCCAAACCTTAAGAGAAAATTATTGGCCAAATAATTTATGGCAAACACAATCTTGAGTGCAGAAAggtaaacaaaaaagacaatcTCCTTTTAAGTCAGAGGTCATCTGGTGGTGGAGGAAGCTGAACTGCCTTGAGTGTCTTGTGGCAAAATTACCACTGTATATCATGTCTGTCTGATTGATTGTTGTGTGATTGTTGTGTTCACCCTCCTTATTAGTGAGAACCTCTGTTATAGACCCCAAAATCCAAACTTCTTGCACCATGCTCTCTCATTTCTTATTTTAAGGAACCTTCTTTCTTTCCTCAAGAAAACGGTTCTAGCTGTGCTGGATCGCCTTGTTAGCCCTCATTGGCCCTACATGCCAGagaaatttgaagaacttCATCTGGGACAGACGAGTGGTCGCGCATCGAGCAGTGTCCCGGATGATCCTCTGAATTATTACTTTTGGTATCACCTTTTGGAGGCTGATGAAAATGGAATACAACCAATGATTGACgagcataataataaaatgtttaatGCAAAATCCACGTCTTGTCTGCAGCACATTGCTGAGAGTGGGGACAAGGTACAATAGCAAATTGTAGATTGTATTACGTGGTGtcttgaagaaaaacaaatcgaGAACGTCAGATAACTGAAACATAAATTATTGACAAGTTAATGCACCAAGTACCGTATAGTTACGATTGGAGATCAGTCTATTTGTATGCTTGTTCTGTTGGTGCAATTTCTTTCGCTCTCGTCTAAGCATCTGTGAGTAAACTTAAGATCCAGGTCGCTTCATGAATGTTAAGCGAAATGCAAGCAGAGTTTGTACGCTGACTCTGATGCAACACGCTTGCCTGTAATCTACTCTGAAGACATGCACAGGATGCAAAGTGCTCAAGAGTTTGCAATTGATTGTAACGTAGACCCTCCGGCAAACTTGTTTACGACACGATTAGAAATGACAGATGGTTTTGTTGTTATATTCATTCTTACTTTCATCTGCTTGAATATCAGAATCAGATCAAAGAGTACATTGCacgaattttaatgttttctgCATATTTGAATGATCGAAATGGAATTGATTGCCTCCCCTctgtttgaaaaacaatgaaactcAAAGATGCCTTTGATCTTTCTTTATTAGGACGCGATCCAACACCCTGTGGTTCGATTGTTGGTTACAAGGAAGTGGAAGTTGTTTGGACATTGGTGGTTTTGGTGAGTATTTTTTCGCATAGAGTTTTTTCTCCTCCATCATGAAGAGAAGAGGCTGTTGTATGTTGGGTGTATCTTTTCCGACCAGTAAGAGACAATGAAACCAGATTAAAGCCAGCTGCATTCTGTTTAAATGCGAGTTGATTTCAGGAACTAcattgtgtttttttaattactgTTTGCGATGTACTTTTATGTATAAGAAGCAGAAACAAATACGAGTAAGAAGATCCGCGaggaacaaaaagaaataagatAGAAATATTGCAATCATATCAGATGACTGAAGTTTCGTGGCCCAGCGCGAATTTTGCCGATTTTGGCAATTTCCTCCTCGCTCTTTTCTGTATATGTCAGTGTCTTTTTATCTTTCTgtcttccttttcctttttttgtagcATTCAAGCTTCACTGTACGTTGTTTTCCTGCTTTTGTTGTCCTATGCGCTTATCTATGGTTCAACTCAAGACGATCCAATGCAGTACAGAGACACCGCTAATGTCGTCCGCTTGATTTGTGAAATTCTTTCCATcatttttctcatattttaCCTCTTTAAGGATATCGACCTAGCAGTACGGTAAATCAAAAGTATTTCGTTGCTACGCAACAATAAGTGCAATATCAGCACAATAATCACTCCATTTTAGGTTTATGTAGTGAGGCACAGGTGTAGCGCCAATTAGAAATACTTGACTCATGACTCAAGTTTTTCTtcgcggcaaaggcaactGGAACATCAGTAGCTCAATCCACACTAGACTCCTCTGATCCAGCCATCTATCACACCTTCGAAATAGGCAGCAGTAGCGGAGCCGGTTCTCCACTCTTTTTTAGACGAGTGGATGGGTGTGTTTAAACGTGTATTTTTGACCAAGGGTTATTGGACAAAAATAGCGGTCAATTCAGTAGTAGGATCAGAGAGGACTAGCAAGGATAACCATTTGCAGCCATCATTACAAAGTTAGCACCCTCTACTCGTTTGTTTTTAGTCTCTGAGTGTTTTTCCTGTCTTTGGTTTGATCCTACTATCTCTGATAACAAAGTCAAGGCGGTGATTTTCGTGCTCAGCATAGCATAGCTCAGTGAACTCATCTTTTATGTGTGAAAAACTTCATTTAATTCATATATTTAGTTCAATTAATACAAGGAACCCGTTTAATGAAACGCCTCCTTCTTTACTTAGGGAATGGAGAACGCATTTCAAAGATCTGTACAACTATTTTGATTTCCTCGGTTTGCTTTTAACAATT is a window from the Acropora palmata chromosome 14, jaAcrPala1.3, whole genome shotgun sequence genome containing:
- the LOC141866850 gene encoding uncharacterized protein LOC141866850, whose amino-acid sequence is MAETGVDYTMIQMFETKRGREDLDFEESFDEEFWLKVEGKVNSCLGMSWNRAMDEVRIERLMAKYGRDILLIIIRDWPACEKYKDKPELVASLEYLISRFTEIVLDRDSNKEYRFYYDEEDPACPTLLHLAVGWNFLHVAKLLVERYPSLVYTETQQVEEEREYLPVEKALMLYNDETAAYLISQMKPDRVHKIFLYDDDFRKAKFSFGHLISHKNPKTGKHDMKKTVLAVLDRLVSPHWPYMPEKFEELHLGQTSGRASSSVPDDPLNYYFWYHLLEADENGIQPMIDEHNNKMFNAKSTSCLQHIAESGDKDAIQHPVVRLLVTRKWKLFGHWWFCIQASLYVVFLLLLSYALIYGSTQDDPMQYRDTANVVRLICEILSIIFLIFYLFKDIDLAVREWRTHFKDLYNYFDFLGLLLTILVIPLRFVEVNSQWSVAGLGYLLSFLRLFKFSCLSSTTGLYTRTLAKVFYRDMSRFSMVFLIVFLGFCGALFMALKALDKQDMYLNYSWLMVAAVRALVEQHPVEEDYSKFNWLAILIILAYMAMVIVILLNVLIAQLSYTYSEAKTNAKLQYAIDRIVIVTRIEYSRFSRFNLRVRYHVEGESVSEGTLAEEILEYNEERNQWESMEEKLTLVRNVMKKVVRKMLYCA